Proteins encoded within one genomic window of Kibdelosporangium phytohabitans:
- a CDS encoding beta-N-acetylhexosaminidase, which translates to MVASSTLAASQAAAAVAPIDSVVPVPVSVQAVPNVTYNLTSSTQIRAAEAATGVADLLAATLRRSTGFALPVSQSTGDGISLQLSGADPRVGQQGYQIDVTATGVVIKANTAAGLFAGTQTLRQLLPAKVEASSVQSGPWPVPGARIADHPRFAYRGAMLDVARHFFTPDLVKRYIDEVALYKINHLHLHLSDDQGWRIMIDSWPRLATYGGSTQVGGGPGGYYTKAQYSDIVAYAAARHITVVPEIDMPGHTNAALASYAELNCNNTAPPPYTGTNVGFSSLCVPKDVTYRFVDDVIRELAALTPGPYIHIGGDEARSTSDADYRAFIDKVLPIVAKYGKQPIGWHEMAKANPPATSTPQFWGTTTSNAPVTAAANRGSKVLMSPANKAYLDMKYNSSTPLGLTWAGYIEVRTAYDWNPGAYLSGVGEAAVRGVEAPLWTETVKTRQDIEYMAFPRLPAIAELGWSPWSKHSWDAFRQRLGAQGPRWQVMGVNYYRSTQVPWV; encoded by the coding sequence CTGGTGGCCTCATCGACGTTGGCCGCGAGCCAGGCAGCGGCCGCGGTAGCCCCGATCGACAGTGTCGTCCCGGTCCCGGTCTCCGTGCAGGCCGTGCCGAACGTGACCTACAACCTGACGTCCAGTACGCAGATCCGTGCGGCCGAGGCCGCGACGGGGGTGGCCGACCTGCTGGCGGCCACGCTGCGGCGCTCGACCGGGTTCGCCCTGCCCGTGTCGCAGAGCACGGGTGACGGCATCTCGCTGCAGTTGTCCGGCGCCGATCCGCGAGTCGGTCAGCAGGGCTACCAGATCGACGTGACCGCGACCGGAGTGGTGATCAAGGCGAACACCGCGGCCGGGTTGTTCGCCGGGACGCAGACCCTGCGGCAGTTGCTGCCGGCCAAGGTGGAGGCGTCGAGCGTCCAGAGCGGACCGTGGCCGGTGCCGGGTGCGCGCATCGCCGACCACCCGCGGTTCGCCTACCGCGGCGCGATGTTGGACGTGGCGCGGCACTTCTTCACACCGGACTTGGTGAAGCGCTACATCGACGAGGTAGCGCTGTACAAGATCAACCACCTGCACCTGCACCTGTCGGACGACCAGGGCTGGCGGATCATGATCGACAGCTGGCCGAGGCTGGCGACGTACGGCGGAAGCACCCAGGTCGGCGGCGGACCGGGCGGTTACTACACGAAAGCCCAGTACAGCGACATCGTCGCCTACGCCGCGGCACGGCACATCACGGTGGTGCCGGAGATCGACATGCCGGGGCACACGAACGCGGCACTCGCCTCGTACGCGGAGCTGAACTGCAACAACACCGCGCCGCCGCCCTACACCGGCACCAACGTGGGCTTCAGCTCGCTGTGCGTGCCGAAGGACGTGACGTACCGGTTCGTCGACGACGTGATCCGCGAACTCGCGGCGCTGACTCCGGGGCCGTACATCCACATCGGCGGCGACGAAGCACGGTCCACTTCGGACGCGGACTACCGTGCCTTCATCGACAAGGTGCTGCCGATCGTGGCGAAGTACGGCAAGCAGCCGATCGGCTGGCACGAGATGGCGAAGGCGAACCCGCCCGCGACCTCGACCCCGCAGTTCTGGGGCACGACGACGTCGAACGCGCCGGTGACGGCGGCGGCCAACCGGGGCAGCAAGGTCCTGATGTCCCCGGCGAACAAGGCCTACCTGGACATGAAGTACAACTCCAGCACCCCGCTCGGCCTGACCTGGGCGGGTTACATCGAGGTGCGCACGGCCTACGACTGGAACCCCGGCGCGTACCTCAGCGGCGTCGGCGAAGCGGCGGTGCGCGGCGTCGAAGCTCCCCTGTGGACGGAGACAGTGAAGACCAGGCAGGACATCGAGTACATGGCCTTCCCCCGGCTGCCCGCGATCGCTGAGCTCGGCTGGTCGCCGTGGTCCAAGCACAGCTGGGACGCGTTCCGGCAGCGCCTGGGCGCTCAGGGACCGCGGTGGCAGGTGATGGGCGTGAACTACTACCGGTCGACCCAGGTGCCTTGGGTTTGA
- a CDS encoding glucodextranase DOMON-like domain-containing protein, with translation MRRFGVLLALTLGVMCVTPTAQAQTGPGALSHFGLARKDCVGTARNTTSKVWFTVADGVLSDVYAPTIDNTNVETLQFLVTDGRTFTDLQSRDMRYTVSSDRTGMACQVRSEARNYRLTTEFITDPARDSVLVRARLHGPANLRLFVRYDATMNGNGGGGPLNGGADTATADLDALVSGDTNTVTNAPNRDYGVPLFGALKADRPFKAANSGYVGTSSDGLVQLDKDRVIKPNPKAANGNVVQTAQLDGHEATLALGFGKSAAQAVDTAGQSVKTPWNRTYDRYVGQWRDYDRGLEPTDDPVSVNVLKASEDKTFSGTVVASLGSPWGHAVSAGDLPDGKPVYFGSYREIFARDLYESFTGLMAAGDRDTARATVTWLFSRQQQPDGRFPRNSMINGKKAPDSGGDQLDETAYPILMALQAGFDRDRDLYAKIRKAADFVVAHGPSFGSERWEEQSGYSPSTIAAQIAGLTAAGVIATRNGDQERARVYHATADHFQRSIKGWTVDRGHFIRLSKTGDPAAPIQYNLGNGSVTVDQRSVVDAGFLELPRLGILPADDPEVARSLELVDRTIKRQTPNGPGWYRYGTAAPGSEDGYGDCYEPDLTTCAPTGKPWPTGNVGSGHLWPVLAGERAEHLVQTGDRRGARQLLDAMHAQASGVGLIPEQIWENAPVPEAPYGSDPTTASIGFKPGESVGSASPLTWAQAQAVRLTQSIAAGRLVEQPAEVRARYVDNGPPSTIPISLQAPGQVSTPTVKVTGVAPRGTRIDISATATDAGGVTTVVTTYSDGTFTAELPALLGTNVITAAATQGSRKTGYAQVRVGSDFVSGTVLLNATDPDNDDNGPGTYAYPTAGDFNPGAFDIQQFQVIDSGDRVILRTKLRNLSPTFGSPLGAQLLTIYAHDPAVATTSTKAPYPSRNYAVDPWNRMIEVQGFAEPVFVDADGVPLGDASVQASETSRYITVSVPKSALGNPRAYAVVLTGQEGDSQDRARGFTATPEQYTFGVCAPGGTRPICSTGPSSVPKAVDVITPAGVDQSVELDPTRGPVVVKAVSSTP, from the coding sequence ATGCGACGGTTCGGCGTGCTGCTGGCTCTTACTCTGGGCGTGATGTGCGTAACCCCGACAGCTCAGGCCCAAACCGGCCCGGGTGCGTTGTCTCACTTCGGGTTGGCGCGTAAGGACTGCGTTGGCACGGCTCGCAACACCACCAGCAAGGTGTGGTTCACGGTCGCGGACGGCGTCCTGTCCGACGTCTACGCGCCGACGATCGACAACACCAATGTCGAGACGCTCCAGTTCCTCGTCACCGATGGCCGCACGTTCACCGATCTGCAGAGCCGCGACATGCGGTACACCGTTTCCTCCGACCGGACCGGGATGGCTTGCCAGGTGCGGTCCGAGGCCCGGAACTACCGGCTGACCACGGAGTTCATCACCGACCCGGCTCGTGACTCCGTGCTTGTCCGGGCCCGGCTGCACGGGCCCGCCAATCTGAGGCTGTTCGTCCGCTACGACGCGACCATGAACGGCAACGGCGGTGGCGGGCCGTTGAACGGGGGAGCGGACACCGCGACGGCGGACTTGGATGCCCTGGTCAGCGGCGACACCAACACTGTCACCAATGCCCCGAACCGGGACTACGGCGTGCCGTTGTTCGGGGCGTTGAAGGCGGATCGCCCTTTCAAGGCGGCCAACAGCGGGTACGTCGGCACGTCGTCCGACGGCCTCGTCCAACTGGACAAGGATCGCGTGATCAAGCCGAATCCCAAGGCGGCCAACGGCAACGTTGTGCAGACCGCTCAGCTGGACGGGCACGAGGCCACGCTGGCGCTGGGGTTCGGCAAGTCAGCCGCCCAGGCTGTTGACACCGCTGGTCAGAGTGTGAAAACGCCGTGGAACCGGACCTACGACCGGTACGTCGGCCAGTGGCGGGACTACGACCGCGGGCTCGAGCCGACCGATGACCCGGTGTCGGTCAACGTCCTGAAAGCCAGTGAGGACAAGACTTTCTCCGGCACCGTGGTCGCCTCGCTCGGCAGCCCGTGGGGGCACGCCGTCAGCGCCGGTGACCTCCCCGACGGCAAGCCGGTGTACTTCGGCTCCTACCGGGAGATCTTCGCGCGCGACCTCTACGAGAGCTTCACCGGCTTGATGGCCGCCGGTGATCGGGACACCGCACGCGCCACCGTGACTTGGTTGTTCTCCAGGCAGCAGCAGCCGGACGGCCGGTTCCCGCGCAACTCCATGATCAACGGCAAGAAGGCGCCGGACTCCGGCGGTGACCAGCTCGACGAGACCGCGTACCCGATCCTGATGGCGTTGCAGGCCGGTTTCGACCGGGACCGGGACCTGTACGCGAAGATTCGCAAGGCAGCGGATTTCGTTGTGGCGCACGGACCTTCGTTCGGCTCCGAGCGGTGGGAGGAGCAGAGCGGGTATTCGCCGTCCACCATCGCCGCGCAGATCGCCGGTCTCACGGCCGCCGGGGTGATCGCCACGCGCAACGGCGACCAGGAACGGGCCCGGGTCTACCACGCCACCGCCGACCATTTCCAGCGCAGCATCAAGGGCTGGACGGTCGACCGCGGTCATTTCATCCGGCTGTCCAAGACAGGTGACCCGGCCGCGCCGATCCAGTACAACCTCGGCAACGGTTCCGTCACCGTCGACCAGCGGTCTGTTGTGGACGCCGGGTTCCTCGAACTTCCCCGGCTCGGCATCCTCCCCGCCGATGATCCCGAGGTCGCCAGGTCGCTCGAACTCGTCGACCGGACCATCAAACGCCAGACTCCCAACGGCCCTGGCTGGTACCGCTACGGCACGGCCGCGCCCGGCAGCGAGGACGGGTACGGCGACTGCTACGAGCCGGACCTGACCACCTGCGCTCCCACCGGCAAACCGTGGCCGACGGGCAACGTCGGCAGCGGGCACCTGTGGCCCGTGCTCGCGGGTGAACGTGCCGAGCACCTCGTGCAGACCGGTGACAGGCGTGGTGCCAGGCAACTGCTGGACGCCATGCACGCCCAGGCTTCCGGTGTCGGCCTGATCCCTGAGCAGATCTGGGAGAACGCCCCGGTGCCCGAGGCGCCGTACGGCAGCGACCCCACCACGGCCAGCATCGGTTTCAAGCCGGGTGAGTCGGTCGGTTCGGCGTCCCCGCTGACCTGGGCGCAGGCGCAGGCCGTCCGGTTGACGCAGAGCATCGCGGCCGGGCGTCTGGTCGAGCAGCCCGCCGAGGTCCGTGCCCGTTACGTCGACAACGGCCCGCCGTCGACGATCCCGATCTCGCTGCAGGCCCCCGGCCAGGTCTCGACGCCGACCGTCAAGGTCACGGGCGTGGCACCGCGCGGCACGAGGATCGACATCTCCGCCACGGCGACGGATGCGGGCGGCGTCACCACGGTGGTGACGACGTACTCCGACGGAACCTTCACCGCCGAACTGCCCGCGCTGCTCGGTACCAACGTGATCACCGCGGCCGCCACCCAGGGCAGCCGGAAAACCGGTTACGCCCAAGTCAGAGTCGGCTCGGACTTCGTGTCCGGAACGGTGTTGCTGAACGCGACGGACCCGGACAACGACGACAACGGGCCCGGCACGTACGCCTATCCCACCGCGGGCGACTTCAACCCCGGCGCCTTCGACATCCAGCAGTTCCAGGTGATCGACAGCGGCGACCGCGTCATCCTGCGCACGAAACTGCGCAACCTCAGCCCGACGTTCGGTTCGCCGCTGGGCGCCCAGTTGCTCACGATCTACGCACACGACCCGGCGGTTGCCACCACGTCGACCAAGGCGCCGTACCCGTCGCGCAACTACGCGGTCGATCCGTGGAACCGGATGATCGAGGTCCAGGGCTTCGCTGAACCCGTGTTCGTGGACGCCGACGGTGTCCCGCTGGGTGACGCGTCGGTCCAGGCGAGTGAGACGTCCCGCTACATCACGGTCAGCGTGCCGAAATCCGCGCTCGGCAACCCGCGTGCGTACGCGGTCGTGCTGACGGGTCAGGAAGGCGACAGCCAGGACCGGGCGCGCGGGTTCACGGCCACGCCCGAGCAGTACACGTTCGGGGTCTGCGCGCCGGGTGGGACCAGGCCGATCTGTTCCACGGGACCGTCTTCGGTGCCGAAGGCGGTGGACGTGATCACGCCCGCGGGCGTGGACCAGTCCGTCGAACTCGATCCCACCCGTGGACCGGTCGTGGTCAAGGCGGTGTCGTCGACGCCGTGA
- a CDS encoding quinone oxidoreductase family protein has product MRAVQITEFGGPEVLTVTEVPDPVPGENELLITVDRAGVNYADTHQVEDSYLSSAQLPMIPGGEVVGTTADGRRVAAMIGSGGYAEKAVVNKFMAFDVPGGVDDVSAVALLVQGMTAWYLLRKTTHLQAGESIVVHAGAGGVGSLAIQLAKSMGAGRIIATASTQDKRDLAVSLGADVAIDPATPELDKAIIEANEGKRVDVVLEMTGGRVTDESLKSLAAFGRLAFYGMASREEPKPVAPAALMSHSTSISGFWLAHAFRDPAVLHQAFAELAAEVKDGKLKVISGGDYALTDVRAAHEDLRARRTTGKLVVNPSK; this is encoded by the coding sequence ATGCGGGCCGTACAGATCACCGAATTCGGTGGACCGGAGGTGCTCACCGTCACCGAGGTGCCCGATCCGGTTCCCGGTGAGAACGAGCTGCTCATCACGGTCGACCGGGCTGGGGTCAACTACGCGGACACCCACCAGGTCGAGGACTCCTACCTCTCGTCGGCCCAGCTTCCGATGATCCCCGGCGGCGAGGTGGTCGGGACAACCGCCGACGGCAGGCGGGTCGCCGCGATGATCGGCAGCGGTGGGTACGCGGAGAAGGCCGTGGTCAACAAGTTCATGGCGTTCGACGTCCCCGGCGGCGTCGACGACGTCTCCGCCGTCGCCTTGCTCGTACAGGGAATGACTGCGTGGTACTTGCTGAGGAAGACCACTCACCTCCAGGCCGGTGAGTCCATTGTGGTGCATGCGGGCGCCGGTGGGGTCGGCTCCTTGGCCATCCAGCTCGCCAAGTCCATGGGCGCCGGGCGGATCATCGCCACGGCCAGCACGCAGGACAAGCGTGACCTCGCCGTCAGCCTCGGCGCGGACGTCGCCATCGATCCCGCCACCCCCGAGCTGGACAAGGCCATCATCGAGGCCAACGAGGGCAAGCGCGTCGACGTCGTGCTGGAGATGACCGGCGGTCGTGTCACCGACGAGAGCCTGAAGTCGCTGGCCGCTTTCGGCAGGCTCGCGTTCTACGGCATGGCCAGCCGCGAGGAGCCCAAGCCGGTCGCGCCAGCCGCCCTGATGTCGCACTCCACGTCCATCAGCGGCTTCTGGCTCGCGCACGCGTTCCGCGATCCCGCTGTGCTGCACCAGGCTTTCGCCGAACTGGCCGCGGAAGTCAAGGACGGCAAGCTGAAGGTGATCAGCGGCGGCGACTACGCGCTGACCGACGTCCGCGCCGCGCACGAGGACCTCCGTGCCCGTCGCACCACCGGAAAGCTCGTCGTCAACCCCAGCAAGTAG
- a CDS encoding winged helix-turn-helix domain-containing protein: MAQLTVIVQLTVDTEQAPAMAARLVDSLRTAVDLPIDRMVVDGAHVPQQRALTQAKLRIEPAARRVLVQDTPVELTRLEFDLLLFLCLHPGRVHQRSTLLAQVWGVPDHLGTRTVDVHIRRLRSKIGPGFDPITTVRGVGYLVDRNAGFVIEPA; encoded by the coding sequence ATGGCACAGCTGACTGTCATCGTCCAGCTCACCGTCGACACCGAGCAGGCGCCGGCCATGGCCGCGCGGCTGGTCGACTCGCTGCGCACGGCCGTCGACCTGCCAATCGACCGGATGGTCGTCGACGGCGCGCACGTCCCGCAGCAGCGCGCACTCACCCAGGCGAAGCTGCGCATCGAGCCCGCCGCACGGCGTGTCCTCGTGCAGGACACGCCGGTCGAGCTGACCCGGCTCGAGTTCGACCTGTTGCTGTTCCTGTGCCTGCACCCCGGGCGGGTGCACCAGCGCTCGACGCTGCTCGCCCAGGTCTGGGGCGTCCCCGACCACCTCGGCACCCGCACGGTCGACGTGCACATCCGCAGGCTCCGCAGCAAGATCGGACCGGGTTTCGACCCGATCACCACGGTCCGCGGCGTCGGCTACCTCGTGGACCGCAACGCCGGGTTCGTCATCGAGCCCGCGTGA
- the mnmA gene encoding tRNA 2-thiouridine(34) synthase MnmA produces MRVLAAMSGGVDSAVAAARAVAAGHDVVGVHLALSAKPGTLRTGARGCCTIEDSHDARRAADVLGIPFYIWDFAERFTEDVIEDFVEEYAAGRTPNPCLRCNERIKFEALLDKAMALGFDAVCTGHYARLTTVDGKPELRRSADSEKDQSYVLASLTAEQLRHAMFPLGESTKPQVRAEAAERGLSVAEKPDSHDICFIPDGDTQKFLTGKLGERPGMLVDDATGAVLGMHTGVHGFTVGQRKGLGIDAPAPDGRPRYVLSLEPVSGNVRVGTAERLEVSEIAAERPVWPSGEALAGSTECVVQVRAHGGTAAAVAEMEDGELVIRLAEPLRGVAPGQAAVMYQGDLVLGSATITRAR; encoded by the coding sequence ATGCGCGTGCTCGCCGCAATGAGTGGTGGTGTCGATTCGGCCGTGGCCGCGGCACGGGCGGTGGCCGCGGGCCACGACGTGGTCGGGGTGCACCTTGCCCTGTCGGCGAAACCGGGCACGCTGCGCACCGGTGCGCGGGGCTGCTGCACGATCGAGGACTCGCACGACGCGAGGCGTGCCGCCGACGTGCTCGGCATCCCGTTCTACATCTGGGATTTCGCCGAGCGCTTCACCGAGGACGTGATCGAGGACTTCGTCGAGGAGTACGCGGCGGGCCGCACGCCGAACCCGTGCCTGCGCTGCAACGAGCGGATCAAGTTCGAGGCGTTGCTCGACAAGGCCATGGCGCTCGGTTTCGACGCGGTCTGCACCGGCCACTACGCCCGTCTGACCACAGTGGACGGGAAGCCGGAACTGCGGCGCAGCGCCGACTCCGAGAAGGACCAGTCCTATGTGCTCGCCTCGCTGACCGCCGAGCAGTTGCGGCACGCGATGTTCCCGCTCGGCGAGTCGACGAAGCCGCAGGTCCGCGCGGAGGCCGCGGAGCGCGGGCTGTCCGTGGCCGAGAAGCCGGACAGCCACGACATCTGCTTCATCCCGGACGGCGACACCCAGAAGTTCCTGACGGGCAAGCTGGGCGAGCGGCCCGGCATGCTCGTCGACGACGCGACCGGCGCCGTGCTGGGCATGCACACCGGTGTGCACGGCTTCACGGTCGGGCAGCGCAAGGGATTGGGCATCGACGCGCCCGCGCCGGACGGTCGTCCGCGCTACGTGCTGTCGCTGGAGCCGGTGTCCGGCAACGTCCGCGTCGGCACGGCTGAGCGGCTCGAAGTGAGCGAGATCGCTGCCGAGCGCCCGGTGTGGCCGTCCGGTGAGGCGTTGGCCGGGTCGACTGAGTGCGTGGTGCAGGTTCGTGCGCACGGGGGCACGGCCGCCGCGGTCGCCGAGATGGAGGACGGTGAGCTGGTGATCCGGCTCGCTGAGCCGTTGCGGGGCGTCGCGCCTGGTCAGGCGGCCGTGATGTACCAGGGCGACCTGGTGCTGGGCAGCGCGACCATCACGCGGGCTCGATGA
- a CDS encoding cysteine desulfurase family protein: MTYLDHAATTPMLPEAVAAFTEALSIQGNASSLHTSGRRARRIAEEARESIAEALGARPSEVIFTAGGTESDNLAVKGIYWARRQEGRRRVLVSAVEHHAVLDAAEWLESHDGAELTWLPVDRTGRVDMDAFKAELGDDVALVTAMWANNEVGTVNPVRELAEACAEHGIPFHTDAVQAVGTLPVDFAESKASALTMSGHKVGGPIGIGALLLGRDVPCAPLLHGGGQERDVRSGTVDVPAIHALAAAVRVAVAHREEQAKQLATLRDELVGAVRAAVPDAILNGEPGLPTHAHFTFPGCAGDSLLMLLDAKGIECSTGSACTAGVAQPSHVLLAMGMDPAAARGSLRFSLGHTSSEQDVKALAQAIGPAVDRARSAGLSGMRRSATKEA, encoded by the coding sequence ATGACCTATCTAGACCACGCGGCGACCACGCCGATGCTGCCCGAGGCGGTGGCAGCGTTCACAGAGGCATTGTCCATCCAGGGCAACGCCTCCTCGCTGCACACCTCCGGCCGCCGGGCGCGGCGGATCGCCGAGGAGGCGCGTGAGTCGATCGCCGAGGCGCTCGGCGCGCGACCGTCCGAGGTCATCTTCACCGCGGGTGGTACGGAGAGTGACAACCTCGCGGTCAAGGGCATCTACTGGGCCAGGCGCCAGGAAGGCCGGCGCCGCGTGCTGGTGTCCGCGGTCGAGCACCACGCCGTCCTCGACGCGGCCGAGTGGCTGGAGAGCCACGACGGCGCCGAGTTGACGTGGCTGCCGGTGGACCGCACCGGCCGGGTGGACATGGACGCCTTCAAGGCCGAACTGGGCGACGATGTGGCGCTGGTCACGGCCATGTGGGCGAACAACGAGGTCGGCACGGTCAACCCCGTCCGCGAGCTGGCCGAGGCGTGCGCCGAGCACGGCATCCCGTTCCACACCGACGCCGTCCAAGCCGTGGGAACGCTGCCGGTCGACTTCGCCGAGTCGAAGGCGAGCGCGCTGACCATGAGCGGGCACAAGGTCGGTGGCCCGATCGGGATCGGCGCGTTGCTGCTGGGGCGGGACGTGCCGTGCGCGCCGCTGCTGCACGGTGGCGGCCAGGAGCGTGACGTGCGCTCCGGAACCGTTGACGTACCGGCGATCCACGCGTTGGCGGCGGCCGTGCGAGTCGCCGTGGCACACCGCGAGGAGCAGGCCAAGCAGCTCGCCACGCTCAGGGACGAACTGGTCGGCGCCGTGCGCGCGGCCGTCCCCGACGCCATTCTCAACGGCGAGCCGGGACTGCCCACCCACGCACACTTCACGTTTCCCGGTTGCGCCGGGGACAGTTTGCTGATGTTGTTGGACGCCAAGGGAATTGAGTGTTCGACCGGCTCGGCCTGCACCGCTGGGGTCGCGCAGCCGAGTCACGTCCTGCTCGCGATGGGGATGGACCCGGCGGCCGCCCGCGGCTCGCTGAGGTTCTCACTGGGGCACACGTCGTCGGAGCAGGACGTCAAGGCCCTGGCACAGGCGATCGGACCGGCGGTGGACCGGGCCCGCAGCGCGGGCCTGTCCGGTATGCGCCGATCCGCGACGAAGGAGGCGTGA
- a CDS encoding MFS transporter, translated as MTLLVTLVAFENLGVNTAMPRMVADLDGGALYSWPFTIFLVTSLIANVLAGRLCDHRGPAFGVYTGVVLFAIGLLVAGLADSMWVLLAGRALQGFGGGTISIAIYVMIAYVFPERSQPAAFGLLSAAWVLPSLVGPAAAGLLTEHASWRWVFLGLVPLAFVGALLLLPAVRKLPTQVENNEAVRGGLVPAAIASALGIAALTWAAEHPSLATLLLGILGASMLLPALFRLLPKGTLVAKRGLPVTVLARGLLAGAYTAMEVYVTLTLTSVHGYSPLMAGLPLTVGALAWSAAALLPARNPDADRLVFVRWGFSLLAAGALGMLLVTPAWGWGWVAFIAWIVASAGMGLGYSSLSVLTMRYSSLHEQGANAAALQVSERVFSAVLVGFGGVLLALLASPQRPTPAMAILDTAMALVAVIGALLVRPRRAAGPEGTAA; from the coding sequence ATGACGCTGCTGGTGACGCTCGTGGCGTTCGAGAACCTCGGCGTGAACACGGCGATGCCCCGGATGGTCGCCGACCTCGACGGCGGCGCGCTGTACTCGTGGCCCTTCACGATCTTCCTCGTGACGAGCCTGATCGCGAACGTGCTGGCCGGACGGCTGTGCGACCACCGCGGGCCGGCGTTCGGCGTCTACACCGGCGTGGTCCTGTTCGCGATCGGCCTGCTGGTGGCCGGACTGGCGGACTCGATGTGGGTCCTGCTGGCCGGGCGGGCGCTGCAGGGCTTCGGCGGCGGGACGATCTCGATCGCGATCTACGTGATGATCGCGTACGTCTTCCCGGAACGCTCCCAACCGGCGGCCTTCGGCCTGCTCAGCGCCGCCTGGGTGCTGCCGTCGCTGGTGGGCCCGGCGGCAGCGGGACTGCTCACCGAACACGCGAGCTGGCGCTGGGTCTTCCTCGGCCTGGTCCCACTCGCCTTCGTCGGTGCCCTGCTGCTCCTGCCGGCAGTGCGCAAACTGCCGACCCAGGTGGAGAACAACGAAGCCGTGCGCGGCGGGCTCGTGCCGGCGGCGATCGCCTCGGCACTGGGCATCGCCGCGTTGACCTGGGCGGCGGAACACCCCTCGCTCGCGACCCTGCTGCTCGGAATCCTGGGCGCGTCGATGCTGCTGCCGGCCCTGTTCCGCTTGCTGCCCAAGGGAACACTGGTGGCCAAGCGCGGCCTGCCGGTGACCGTCCTCGCCCGCGGTCTGCTGGCGGGCGCCTACACGGCGATGGAGGTGTACGTGACACTGACGCTGACGTCAGTGCACGGCTACTCACCGCTGATGGCAGGACTTCCGTTGACCGTAGGCGCGTTGGCGTGGTCAGCGGCGGCGCTGCTCCCGGCCCGCAACCCCGATGCCGACCGGCTCGTGTTCGTCCGATGGGGATTCAGCCTCCTGGCCGCCGGTGCGCTCGGCATGCTCCTCGTGACACCGGCGTGGGGCTGGGGCTGGGTGGCGTTCATCGCGTGGATCGTCGCGAGCGCGGGAATGGGCCTGGGCTACTCGAGCCTGAGCGTCCTGACCATGCGCTACTCATCGCTGCACGAACAGGGCGCCAACGCGGCGGCCCTGCAGGTGTCCGAGCGGGTGTTCAGCGCGGTCCTGGTCGGCTTCGGCGGTGTCCTGCTGGCACTGCTGGCGTCCCCGCAACGTCCCACGCCCGCGATGGCGATCCTGGACACCGCGATGGCCCTGGTCGCCGTGATCGGCGCGTTGCTCGTCCGGCCACGGCGGGCGGCCGGCCCTGAGGGCACGGCGGCCTGA
- a CDS encoding lysophospholipid acyltransferase family protein, which yields MRGHLWQPESPCGSSCMAGRTPTVSGPHRVWRLVTAVVILLTGPFVAIMMPMLSKRRREGAVRWWFRRIARSFGVRIEVHGAKVLREYADAERGALVASNHISWLDIVAVNAVQPMRAQAKKEVATWPIIGKLAGAARTVYLDRENLRSLPSAVDELMKAMRGGSLVNVSPEGTTWCGLASGRFRPAMFQAAIDADVPVIPFVLRYRLADGRDTTAPAFIGDETLVTSLRRTARTRGLVMEVHVLDPIEPSKAANRKELAEMTQTAVRDTLNRTQTLPEFEHPKLAVA from the coding sequence ATGAGGGGACACCTCTGGCAGCCGGAGTCGCCGTGCGGCTCCAGTTGCATGGCGGGCAGGACACCGACCGTCAGCGGGCCCCACCGGGTCTGGCGCCTGGTCACCGCGGTCGTGATCCTGCTGACCGGCCCGTTCGTGGCGATCATGATGCCGATGTTGTCCAAGCGGCGCAGGGAAGGCGCGGTCCGCTGGTGGTTCCGCCGGATCGCGCGGTCGTTCGGCGTGCGCATCGAGGTGCACGGCGCGAAGGTGCTGCGCGAGTACGCGGACGCCGAACGTGGCGCGCTGGTCGCGTCCAACCACATCTCGTGGCTGGACATCGTCGCCGTCAACGCCGTGCAGCCGATGCGCGCGCAGGCGAAGAAAGAGGTGGCGACCTGGCCGATCATCGGCAAGCTCGCCGGTGCGGCCCGGACGGTCTACCTGGACAGGGAGAACCTGCGGTCGCTGCCGAGCGCGGTGGACGAGCTGATGAAGGCCATGCGCGGTGGTTCGCTGGTGAACGTCTCACCCGAGGGGACGACCTGGTGCGGGCTGGCCAGCGGCCGGTTCCGTCCCGCGATGTTCCAGGCGGCGATCGACGCGGACGTGCCGGTGATCCCGTTCGTGCTGCGCTACCGGCTGGCCGACGGCCGCGACACCACGGCGCCGGCGTTCATCGGCGACGAGACGCTCGTCACGTCGCTGCGCCGCACCGCACGGACCAGGGGCCTCGTGATGGAGGTGCACGTGCTCGACCCGATCGAGCCGAGCAAAGCCGCCAACCGCAAGGAACTCGCCGAGATGACGCAGACGGCGGTCCGCGACACCCTCAACCGCACGCAGACGCTGCCGGAGTTCGAACACCCCAAACTCGCAGTCGCCTGA